In Actinomyces sp. zg-332, the following proteins share a genomic window:
- the tsaB gene encoding tRNA (adenosine(37)-N6)-threonylcarbamoyltransferase complex dimerization subunit type 1 TsaB — MRYLCIDTSNGASVSIVDFDGQSMQVLSDKKMDNPRMHGEKLAVLLSEVLLELGADNIAEANIDRVVCGTGPAPFTGLRAGLVTARVAAFTAGVPLLGICSLDVLALQGFDFAIEHELFGLDETAKGKPAVFVATDARRKEIYSGLYIANGENDVKAFDDVSVDLPESVSSRFDKYGELDIVNVGQGAYKYSGHFALNELAPLYVESKNMARIAYLREINGIDMTSSEPMYLRRPDVQEPNK, encoded by the coding sequence ATGCGTTATTTATGTATCGATACTTCTAATGGAGCTAGTGTATCCATTGTGGATTTTGATGGCCAAAGTATGCAAGTGCTTTCTGATAAAAAAATGGATAACCCTAGAATGCATGGAGAAAAGCTCGCAGTTTTACTATCTGAAGTATTGCTGGAATTAGGTGCGGATAATATCGCTGAAGCCAATATTGATCGTGTGGTTTGTGGCACGGGACCTGCCCCTTTTACTGGTTTAAGAGCTGGTTTGGTTACTGCTAGGGTGGCTGCTTTTACAGCTGGAGTTCCATTATTAGGGATATGTAGTTTAGATGTCTTGGCTTTGCAAGGTTTTGATTTTGCTATTGAACATGAATTATTTGGATTAGATGAGACAGCAAAAGGTAAGCCAGCTGTATTTGTGGCAACGGATGCTAGACGTAAAGAAATATACTCTGGCTTGTATATTGCTAATGGCGAAAATGACGTGAAAGCTTTTGATGATGTTAGTGTGGATTTGCCTGAATCTGTATCATCTAGATTTGATAAATATGGCGAATTAGACATAGTGAATGTTGGTCAAGGTGCTTATAAGTATTCCGGGCATTTTGCGTTAAATGAACTTGCTCCTCTATATGTGGAATCTAAGAATATGGCTAGGATAGCTTACTTACGTGAAATAAATGGTATCGATATGACTAGTAGTGAACCTATGTATTTACGCCGTCCTGATGTGCAAGAACCTAATAAATAG
- a CDS encoding succinate dehydrogenase/fumarate reductase iron-sulfur subunit, whose translation MNITLRIWRQASPKDKGAIHEYELRGINEHMSFLEMLDVLNEELFVRGQEPVAFDSDCREGICGQCGVVINGYAHGPERTTTCQLHMRHFKDGDCITIEPWRAKGFPIIKDLIVDRSALDRIVQAGGYISVNTGSAPDAHSIPVPKENADRAFEAAACIGCGACVAACPNASAMLFTAAKITHLGLLPQGRVENLDRVVNMLNVHDQEGFGSCTNFGECAAVCPKSVPLETIANLNRQLAKAAIKGK comes from the coding sequence GTGAATATTACATTGAGAATATGGAGGCAGGCTTCTCCTAAAGACAAAGGTGCTATTCACGAATATGAATTACGTGGAATAAATGAGCATATGTCTTTCTTGGAAATGCTTGACGTTTTGAATGAAGAACTGTTTGTGCGTGGGCAAGAACCTGTTGCTTTTGACTCTGATTGTCGCGAAGGCATTTGTGGGCAATGTGGTGTTGTAATCAATGGTTATGCACATGGTCCAGAACGTACTACTACGTGTCAGTTGCATATGCGTCACTTTAAAGACGGAGACTGTATAACCATCGAACCATGGCGCGCAAAAGGGTTTCCTATAATTAAGGACCTAATTGTAGACCGTAGTGCTTTAGATCGTATTGTGCAAGCAGGAGGTTACATTAGCGTAAACACAGGTTCAGCTCCAGACGCACATTCTATTCCTGTCCCTAAAGAAAATGCAGATCGAGCTTTTGAAGCAGCAGCTTGTATTGGTTGTGGAGCTTGTGTAGCAGCGTGTCCTAATGCTTCAGCTATGCTTTTCACAGCAGCAAAAATTACGCATTTAGGACTACTTCCACAAGGAAGGGTCGAGAACTTAGATCGTGTAGTAAATATGCTAAATGTCCACGATCAAGAGGGATTTGGCTCTTGTACTAACTTTGGTGAATGTGCTGCTGTATGTCCTAAATCAGTTCCGCTAGAAACTATAGCTAATCTGAATAGACAACTAGCGAAAGCAGCCATAAAAGGTAAATAG
- a CDS encoding fumarate reductase/succinate dehydrogenase flavoprotein subunit: MDKELNDLVDGTYYLGDKIADTKAPMDVPIDKRWERRKFNARLVNPANRRKLNIIVVGTGLAGGAASATLGEAGYNVKVFFYQDSARRAHSIAAQGGINAAKNYRNDNDSVYRLFYDTVKGGDYRARENNVYRLAEVSANIIDQCVAQGVPFAREYGGLLDNRSFGGVQVSRTFYARGQTGQQLLIGAYQALQRQVSAGTVKSYNRHEMVELLVIDGKARGIIARDMVTGELEVHTADAVVLASGGYSNVFFLSTNAMGCNATAIWRAHRKGAYFANPCYTQIHPTCIPVSGDYQSKLTLMSESLRNDGRIWVPKKAEDCSKDPRDIPEEDRDYYLERIYPAFGNLVPRDIASRQAKNVCDEGRGVGPAGRGVYLDFAEAIERMGRDKVSEKYGNLFDMYERITGENPYEVPMRIYPAVHYTMGGLWVDYDLQSSIPGLFVAGEANFSDHGANRLGASALMQGLADGYFVLPNTINDYLAGGPFEKIDENHPEVTKALFEAQDKFDKLISIDGNRSADSFHKELGQIMWEYCGMERTDAGLRKAIEKIRELRQEFWTNIKVPGGKNELNQSLEKAGRVGDFLELAELMCIDALHRKESCGGHFRAESQTEEGEALRHDDEYTYVAAWEFGGENKPPVLHKEDLIYKDIELKQRSYK; this comes from the coding sequence ATGGATAAAGAATTGAATGACTTAGTTGATGGAACATACTATTTGGGAGATAAGATTGCTGACACTAAGGCTCCTATGGATGTTCCTATTGACAAACGCTGGGAAAGACGCAAGTTCAACGCTCGTCTAGTCAACCCAGCTAACCGCAGAAAGCTCAACATTATAGTCGTTGGGACAGGACTTGCTGGTGGGGCTGCTTCAGCAACGCTTGGAGAAGCAGGGTATAACGTAAAAGTATTTTTCTATCAGGACTCAGCAAGGCGTGCGCATTCTATTGCTGCACAAGGTGGTATAAATGCTGCTAAGAACTACAGAAACGATAATGACTCTGTATATAGACTTTTTTATGACACAGTAAAAGGTGGAGACTATAGAGCTAGGGAAAATAACGTTTACCGTCTAGCAGAAGTTAGCGCTAACATAATTGATCAATGTGTTGCTCAAGGGGTTCCTTTTGCTCGTGAATACGGAGGACTGCTGGATAACCGATCATTTGGTGGAGTTCAGGTTTCTCGCACATTTTATGCGCGCGGACAAACTGGTCAGCAACTCTTGATAGGCGCTTATCAAGCTTTACAGCGACAAGTTAGTGCTGGAACAGTAAAATCATATAACCGTCATGAAATGGTTGAATTGCTTGTAATCGATGGCAAAGCTAGGGGTATTATTGCTAGAGATATGGTTACAGGTGAATTAGAAGTACACACAGCTGACGCAGTTGTTTTAGCTAGTGGTGGGTATTCAAATGTATTCTTCCTATCTACTAATGCTATGGGGTGTAATGCTACAGCTATTTGGCGTGCTCACAGAAAAGGAGCATACTTTGCCAACCCTTGCTACACACAAATTCACCCAACGTGTATTCCAGTTTCTGGGGACTATCAATCTAAACTAACTTTGATGAGTGAATCTTTGAGAAACGATGGACGTATATGGGTTCCTAAGAAAGCTGAAGATTGCTCAAAAGATCCACGTGACATTCCTGAAGAAGACCGTGACTACTATCTAGAACGCATATATCCAGCTTTCGGTAATTTAGTTCCACGCGATATTGCTTCACGCCAAGCTAAAAATGTGTGTGATGAAGGTCGAGGAGTAGGACCTGCTGGTCGTGGAGTATACCTTGACTTTGCTGAAGCAATTGAACGCATGGGACGAGATAAAGTAAGCGAAAAATACGGGAACTTATTCGATATGTATGAGCGTATTACTGGTGAAAATCCTTACGAAGTTCCAATGCGTATTTATCCTGCTGTGCATTATACAATGGGTGGGCTATGGGTAGATTATGATTTACAGTCTTCCATTCCTGGACTATTTGTAGCGGGTGAAGCTAATTTCTCGGACCATGGTGCTAACCGATTAGGAGCGTCTGCTCTAATGCAAGGTTTAGCTGACGGATACTTTGTGCTACCTAATACAATAAATGATTATTTAGCTGGTGGTCCTTTTGAAAAGATAGATGAGAACCATCCTGAAGTTACTAAAGCACTATTTGAGGCTCAAGATAAGTTCGATAAGCTAATTTCTATAGATGGAAATAGGTCTGCTGATTCTTTCCATAAAGAATTAGGGCAAATTATGTGGGAATACTGCGGTATGGAACGCACTGATGCTGGGCTAAGGAAAGCTATAGAAAAAATCCGTGAATTACGTCAAGAGTTTTGGACTAATATCAAAGTTCCAGGTGGTAAAAACGAGTTAAATCAGTCTCTAGAAAAAGCTGGACGTGTTGGGGATTTCCTAGAACTTGCTGAGTTAATGTGTATAGATGCTTTACACCGTAAAGAATCGTGCGGAGGTCACTTTAGGGCAGAGTCTCAAACTGAAGAGGGCGAAGCTTTACGTCATGATGATGAATATACTTATGTCGCTGCTTGGGAATTTGGAGGAGAAAATAAGCCTCCAGTCCTACATAAGGAAGATTTAATTTATAAGGATATTGAGTTGAAACAACGGAGTTACAAGTGA
- a CDS encoding THUMP-like domain-containing protein, whose protein sequence is MSKNILLAPKAQELYEKLLLEQTQFFLSNKENNKISESIYNPKLLASSFIPPAQIQTLRKTYGAEIVSAVLTQLDLQKQAFIKHGEELKNVLFLRTSLEQSTRYIISKIHAKRFIKSAPEKIGDLGCGVAIDTIGLCNAYLERKKVINDKQETAQTQSSTKENLFSIKAYELEEEVFEIAKHNLRHYDFAEVRNEDINSIDFEKENFTAVYADPARRKNGKRLMNPADWSPSLDTIYGWIKHCPNVGAKIAPGIDYKFLHPDSETNWLSINGELVEASIWFGDLKNHTGKTATVIKTDKYNKVTYSKTHSFDNNSTGPSQEVETTDLPIAKNLYITEVDPAILRANGLSWVANKINGKLISDNISYLVTQETCKNTDILPLIKQWEIIDYCNLKTKKINELLQQHNIGSLEIKKRGTDISPDILRKGLKLKGKEKSTIFLTRYDSKHIALLAKQI, encoded by the coding sequence ATGAGTAAAAACATTTTACTAGCCCCTAAAGCACAAGAATTGTATGAAAAATTACTGTTAGAACAAACACAATTCTTCTTATCCAACAAAGAAAATAACAAAATATCTGAAAGCATATATAACCCTAAACTTTTAGCATCAAGTTTTATACCTCCAGCCCAAATACAAACTTTACGTAAAACCTATGGAGCTGAAATAGTATCTGCAGTACTTACACAACTAGACTTACAAAAACAAGCTTTCATAAAACACGGTGAAGAACTTAAAAATGTTTTATTTCTAAGAACTTCACTCGAACAATCTACCAGATACATAATATCCAAAATACACGCTAAACGATTCATAAAATCTGCTCCCGAGAAAATAGGTGACCTAGGCTGCGGAGTCGCAATAGATACTATAGGGCTATGTAATGCTTATTTAGAACGTAAAAAAGTAATAAATGACAAACAAGAAACAGCACAAACGCAATCTAGTACAAAAGAAAATCTGTTTTCAATAAAAGCATACGAATTAGAAGAAGAAGTATTTGAAATAGCAAAACATAATTTACGACACTATGATTTTGCAGAAGTTAGAAATGAAGACATCAACAGTATAGACTTTGAAAAAGAAAATTTTACTGCTGTTTACGCAGATCCTGCTAGACGTAAAAACGGCAAAAGACTAATGAATCCTGCTGATTGGTCCCCTTCTTTAGACACAATATACGGTTGGATTAAACACTGCCCGAATGTAGGAGCAAAAATTGCTCCAGGAATAGACTATAAATTTTTACACCCAGATAGCGAAACTAACTGGCTAAGCATAAACGGAGAATTAGTAGAAGCAAGCATATGGTTTGGAGACTTGAAAAACCACACTGGCAAAACAGCAACCGTAATAAAGACAGATAAATACAACAAAGTTACATACTCTAAGACTCATAGCTTCGACAACAACTCCACTGGTCCATCGCAAGAAGTAGAAACAACCGACTTGCCAATTGCTAAAAACTTATACATAACCGAGGTAGATCCTGCAATACTTAGAGCAAACGGTCTAAGCTGGGTCGCTAATAAAATAAATGGAAAGTTAATTAGTGACAATATTTCCTACCTAGTAACTCAAGAAACCTGCAAAAACACTGATATACTTCCCCTAATAAAACAGTGGGAAATAATAGACTATTGCAACCTGAAAACGAAGAAAATCAACGAATTATTACAGCAACACAATATAGGTAGCTTAGAAATCAAAAAACGAGGCACCGACATCTCACCTGATATCTTACGAAAAGGACTAAAACTCAAAGGAAAAGAAAAAAGTACAATATTTCTTACAAGATACGATTCTAAGCACATCGCTTTACTTGCAAAACAAATATAA
- the tsaD gene encoding tRNA (adenosine(37)-N6)-threonylcarbamoyltransferase complex transferase subunit TsaD: MSEPLVLGIESTCDETGVALVRGRTLLTDVTASSMNEHARYGGIIPEIASRAHLESFLPTLEAVLEKTGVDLSEVDAIACAAGPGLVGSLTVGISAAKTLAVALNKPIYGVNHVIGHLCVDELVDGPFPDKFIGLIVSGGHSNLLLVNNIANDIVELGGTLDDAAGEAFDKVGRLLGLPYPAGPHVDRLSQSGDKQAIIFPRGLHAGKDKERHRFNFSFSGLKTAVARYVEGLRESGSEICVEDICASFSESINDSLTSKAVAACLEFGCDTIVVGGGYSANSRLRELLTERAGQAGITVRMPPLRFCTDNGAQIASLGSALVRAGGAPSGLEFGPDSSMPLTQPCM, from the coding sequence GTGAGTGAGCCTTTAGTATTGGGAATCGAATCTACTTGTGACGAGACTGGTGTAGCATTAGTTCGAGGTAGAACTTTACTCACGGATGTAACTGCTTCATCAATGAACGAACACGCTAGGTACGGGGGAATTATCCCGGAAATTGCTTCAAGAGCTCACTTGGAGTCGTTTTTACCCACTCTGGAAGCTGTTTTGGAAAAAACAGGTGTTGATTTATCTGAAGTTGACGCTATTGCTTGTGCTGCTGGTCCTGGTTTAGTTGGTTCTTTAACTGTGGGAATTTCAGCTGCTAAAACTTTAGCTGTTGCTTTAAATAAGCCGATTTATGGGGTAAATCACGTTATTGGTCATTTATGCGTCGATGAGCTAGTTGATGGGCCTTTCCCTGATAAATTCATAGGTTTGATTGTCTCTGGTGGACATTCTAATCTTTTGTTAGTTAATAATATTGCTAATGATATCGTTGAGCTTGGTGGGACTTTAGATGATGCTGCTGGTGAGGCCTTTGACAAAGTTGGTAGGCTTTTAGGTTTGCCATATCCTGCAGGTCCACACGTAGATCGTTTGAGCCAGAGTGGGGATAAGCAAGCTATTATATTCCCTCGGGGTTTACATGCTGGTAAGGATAAGGAACGCCACCGTTTTAACTTCTCTTTCTCTGGTCTGAAAACAGCTGTTGCACGCTATGTTGAGGGCTTGAGAGAAAGTGGTAGCGAAATTTGCGTTGAGGATATTTGTGCTAGTTTCAGTGAATCAATTAACGATTCATTGACATCAAAAGCAGTTGCGGCGTGCCTAGAATTTGGCTGCGACACGATCGTTGTTGGTGGGGGATATTCAGCTAATTCTCGCCTGCGAGAGCTACTTACCGAAAGAGCTGGGCAAGCTGGTATAACTGTGCGCATGCCTCCTTTACGTTTTTGTACAGATAACGGCGCACAAATTGCAAGTCTAGGCTCTGCATTGGTGCGTGCAGGGGGCGCTCCTTCTGGTTTAGAATTTGGTCCTGACTCTTCGATGCCTTTGACTCAGCCTTGTATGTAG
- the alr gene encoding alanine racemase has translation MDEAIVEKIIDLSAFKNNFDVIKKYLDGTMILSVLKADAYGHGMKELAIPSLENGASFLAVATTGEALVLRKYLDEQNIARPLYAQKPDKNNPRLLCWTYDPDTDLQEVILGDIDIAISNTKQLQQVICALEKVNLAEELSVPKKTEVVGNESEKVFQKKAYVHIKVDTGMSRIGVQIQDLPHLVKEIKRHDNIVATGLFSHLACADELESDYTNYQRNIFEEAISICEDNNLHIPYKHLAASSGILFHPDTHYDMVRAGIIMYGLTPNIQIATGKQLGLKPVMSLETKVIQVKKFVAGTKISYGGTYTLDKDSYVAVVPFGYADGMPRILSNNTEVEINGKTYPQVGRICMDQFMVNLGDNLDNIAAGATVKIIGDLVTADDLAANAQTINYEIVTKINGRIKTVYLNK, from the coding sequence ATGGACGAAGCAATAGTTGAAAAAATTATTGATTTATCAGCTTTTAAAAATAACTTTGATGTTATAAAAAAATATCTCGATGGCACTATGATTTTATCTGTTTTGAAAGCTGATGCTTATGGTCATGGAATGAAAGAGCTGGCTATTCCTTCACTTGAAAATGGAGCTAGTTTTTTGGCTGTGGCAACTACTGGTGAAGCTCTTGTTTTGCGTAAATACCTAGATGAGCAGAACATAGCACGCCCACTTTATGCCCAAAAACCGGATAAGAATAATCCTCGTTTGCTTTGCTGGACTTACGATCCAGATACTGACTTACAGGAAGTAATTTTAGGTGATATTGATATAGCGATTTCGAACACAAAACAGCTTCAACAAGTCATTTGTGCTTTGGAAAAGGTGAATTTGGCTGAGGAACTATCTGTCCCTAAAAAAACTGAAGTTGTGGGAAATGAATCTGAAAAAGTTTTCCAGAAAAAAGCTTATGTGCATATTAAAGTTGACACTGGTATGTCTAGAATCGGTGTTCAGATACAAGACTTACCTCACCTTGTTAAAGAGATAAAACGACATGACAATATAGTTGCAACTGGTCTTTTTTCACACCTTGCCTGTGCTGATGAATTAGAATCAGATTACACGAACTATCAGAGAAATATTTTTGAAGAAGCAATAAGTATTTGTGAAGATAATAACTTACATATTCCGTACAAGCATTTAGCTGCATCCTCGGGAATTTTATTTCACCCGGATACACACTATGACATGGTGCGTGCTGGAATAATTATGTATGGACTGACTCCAAATATACAAATAGCAACGGGTAAACAACTAGGGTTAAAACCAGTGATGAGCCTAGAAACAAAAGTTATTCAAGTCAAAAAGTTTGTTGCTGGTACAAAAATTTCTTATGGTGGAACTTATACTCTTGATAAAGATAGTTATGTGGCTGTAGTGCCTTTCGGATATGCTGACGGTATGCCTAGGATATTATCAAATAATACTGAAGTAGAAATTAATGGGAAAACTTATCCTCAAGTTGGACGTATATGCATGGATCAATTTATGGTAAATTTGGGAGACAATTTAGATAATATTGCGGCAGGAGCAACTGTTAAAATTATCGGTGATTTAGTAACTGCTGATGATTTAGCTGCAAATGCACAAACTATTAACTATGAGATAGTTACAAAAATAAATGGACGTATAAAAACTGTTTATCTGAATAAGTAG
- the tsaE gene encoding tRNA (adenosine(37)-N6)-threonylcarbamoyltransferase complex ATPase subunit type 1 TsaE, translating to MSEQAENNSFRYVVNEVEETQAIAKNLSHKLRFGDLIMLSGDLGAGKTTFTQGLGIGLNVRGQVSSPTFIVARAHPSLVDGPNLIHVDAYRITSLDDLETLDLDSSIDEAVTVVEWGDGKVEGLSQSRLEIKIIRQIGEYSKGNSKTLDLHENVVDLTDVDEGKREIIITPIGPRWENETLDSLL from the coding sequence ATGAGTGAACAAGCTGAGAATAATTCTTTTAGATATGTAGTAAATGAAGTTGAAGAAACTCAAGCTATTGCGAAAAATTTATCACATAAATTACGCTTTGGTGACTTAATTATGCTTTCTGGAGATTTAGGGGCTGGGAAAACTACTTTTACTCAAGGATTGGGTATTGGACTGAATGTACGTGGACAAGTTTCTTCACCTACCTTTATTGTAGCTAGAGCACACCCTTCTTTGGTTGATGGCCCTAATTTGATACACGTTGACGCTTATAGAATTACTTCACTGGATGATTTAGAGACTTTAGATTTAGATTCATCTATTGATGAGGCAGTTACAGTGGTTGAATGGGGAGATGGAAAAGTTGAAGGATTATCTCAGTCACGTCTAGAAATAAAAATTATTAGGCAAATTGGTGAGTATTCTAAGGGGAATTCTAAAACTTTGGACTTACATGAAAATGTCGTAGATTTAACTGATGTAGACGAAGGTAAGAGAGAAATAATCATTACTCCTATTGGACCTCGATGGGAAAACGAAACTTTGGACTCTTTACTTTAG
- the rimI gene encoding ribosomal protein S18-alanine N-acetyltransferase: MYNFVFKVLGEADVDSFYAGEHKVFGSFEAWSKTNCLSELTSSDRYYIGLYAVESTELKTESTSLIKSEIAEKYKQNYGYTIVDSKFLEEENYNTCELVAWAGITTFNDSDLMTIAVLDSYRGMGLATYLLEELLEKARSLKLRTMFLEVRESNDGAIHIYEKLGFKKIGKRKNYYKSPLENAVIMECAINKIGVVGAEILSN; this comes from the coding sequence ATGTATAACTTTGTTTTTAAAGTCTTAGGCGAGGCTGATGTAGATAGTTTTTACGCCGGGGAACATAAAGTTTTCGGTAGCTTTGAAGCATGGTCAAAGACTAATTGCCTCAGTGAATTAACTAGCTCAGATCGTTACTATATAGGTTTATATGCAGTTGAAAGTACTGAACTAAAAACTGAAAGTACATCCCTTATAAAAAGTGAAATTGCAGAAAAATATAAGCAAAACTATGGGTATACTATTGTTGATTCTAAGTTTTTGGAAGAGGAAAATTACAATACTTGTGAATTAGTTGCTTGGGCGGGTATTACTACTTTCAATGACAGCGATTTAATGACAATAGCTGTTTTGGACTCTTACCGAGGAATGGGGCTAGCAACTTATTTACTAGAAGAACTACTAGAAAAAGCTCGTTCCTTAAAATTGAGGACAATGTTCTTAGAAGTTCGTGAGAGTAATGATGGTGCTATTCATATTTACGAAAAATTAGGTTTCAAAAAAATTGGTAAAAGAAAAAATTATTACAAATCTCCGTTAGAAAATGCTGTAATTATGGAATGTGCTATCAACAAAATAGGTGTAGTCGGAGCAGAAATACTCTCTAACTGA
- a CDS encoding succinate dehydrogenase cytochrome b subunit, translated as MKEKKSIFKNRAWTTSVFMKQIMAVTGLFLAFFVVMHAYGNLKMFEGKQAYDGYAEHLRTIGEPILPHEGMLWILRVALLLAVLLHVSCAMHLTIKSKKARSSKYVVKKNIANTYAAHTMRIGGTFLVLFIIFHILHFTTLHIELGGSYANTTPYMRMIMSFQEWYVWIIYLLALIFLSLHVWHGVASALQSLGFNRRNMQSIIRAIATLVALALFTAFMAPPTAILLGFIQ; from the coding sequence GTGAAAGAAAAAAAGAGTATTTTTAAAAACAGAGCTTGGACTACCAGTGTTTTTATGAAACAAATAATGGCAGTCACAGGTTTATTTTTGGCGTTTTTTGTTGTCATGCATGCTTATGGTAACTTGAAAATGTTTGAAGGCAAGCAAGCTTACGATGGTTATGCTGAACACTTACGTACTATTGGTGAACCAATTTTACCTCATGAAGGTATGCTGTGGATTTTGAGAGTTGCTTTGCTATTAGCTGTGCTTTTGCACGTTAGCTGTGCTATGCATTTGACTATAAAATCAAAGAAGGCACGTTCATCTAAATACGTTGTGAAAAAGAATATTGCTAATACCTATGCTGCTCATACTATGCGTATAGGTGGCACTTTCTTAGTCCTGTTCATAATCTTCCATATACTACACTTTACAACTTTACATATTGAATTAGGTGGTAGTTACGCAAATACTACACCTTATATGCGTATGATTATGTCTTTCCAAGAATGGTATGTTTGGATTATATATTTACTAGCTTTAATTTTCTTATCACTTCACGTATGGCATGGTGTGGCTTCTGCATTACAAAGCTTAGGATTTAACAGACGTAATATGCAATCAATTATTCGTGCTATTGCTACATTGGTTGCCTTGGCATTATTTACTGCTTTTATGGCGCCACCTACTGCTATTTTGCTAGGTTTTATTCAATAA
- the groES gene encoding co-chaperone GroES yields the protein MSVSIKPLEDRVVLQQVKAEKVTSSGLVIPDAATEKPNEGVVVAVGPGRLDEKGNRLPVDVKVGDVVIYSKFGGTEVKYDGEEYLIMGVSDLVAIVEH from the coding sequence GTGTCGGTTTCCATTAAACCACTAGAAGATCGTGTTGTGCTACAGCAGGTCAAGGCAGAAAAAGTTACATCATCAGGTCTAGTTATTCCTGATGCTGCAACAGAAAAACCAAACGAAGGTGTTGTAGTTGCAGTAGGTCCAGGTCGCCTAGACGAAAAGGGCAACCGCCTACCAGTTGACGTAAAAGTTGGCGACGTAGTTATTTACTCAAAGTTCGGTGGAACAGAAGTAAAGTATGACGGTGAAGAATACCTAATTATGGGTGTTAGTGATCTAGTCGCTATTGTCGAACACTAA